A single Rubrivivax gelatinosus IL144 DNA region contains:
- a CDS encoding S8 family serine peptidase codes for MRLSIRPPAAVVLAGLALACAVPNAVAASDTTARLVVKYKTEAQAASADASRVRVQALAAKTGVELSALRQTATGATVYRMAEPVTLARARQIAARVAADASVAYALPDVRVKAAALPADPYASMQWSLQDSSTYTGAANLFSAWPSGNTRQIVVAVVDTGLLAHPDLTAHQIGGYDFISDTTIAADGDGRDSDPTDVGDYCTDDGTDSSWHGTSVAGLIAAQAGNGYGVAGGAANNALLLHARVLGRCGGYLSDVADAVVWAAGGSVSGVPTNTTPARVINLSLGADAGTSCYTYLQDAVDAAAARQAVVVVAAGNDGAASVGAPANCSGVIAVGAHTVAGDLASYSNHSADVTLTAPGGGSCMTLASCDSRPTYTIGNGGTRAASAMSELTGFAGTSAATPHVAAAAALLLAVDPSLTPAQVRSLLVSTARSHPSGTYCASHAGQCGAGMLDAAAAVAAIQGPVVTISGASVVTGSATVTLNASATGAGSGAS; via the coding sequence ATGCGTCTTTCCATCCGCCCGCCCGCCGCCGTCGTACTCGCCGGCCTCGCCCTGGCTTGCGCCGTCCCGAATGCTGTCGCGGCGTCCGACACGACCGCGCGCCTGGTCGTGAAGTACAAGACCGAGGCCCAGGCGGCCTCCGCCGACGCCTCGCGCGTTCGCGTCCAGGCGCTCGCCGCCAAGACCGGCGTGGAACTGTCGGCCCTGCGCCAGACCGCCACCGGGGCCACCGTCTACCGGATGGCCGAGCCGGTGACGCTGGCGCGTGCGCGCCAGATCGCGGCGCGGGTCGCGGCCGATGCCAGCGTCGCCTACGCGCTGCCGGACGTGCGCGTGAAGGCCGCGGCCCTGCCCGCGGACCCCTACGCGTCGATGCAATGGAGCCTGCAGGACTCGTCCACCTACACCGGCGCGGCCAATCTGTTCTCGGCCTGGCCCAGCGGCAACACCCGCCAGATCGTCGTCGCGGTCGTCGACACCGGCTTGCTGGCGCATCCGGACCTCACGGCCCACCAGATCGGCGGCTACGACTTCATCTCCGACACGACCATCGCTGCCGACGGTGACGGCCGCGACAGCGATCCCACCGACGTCGGCGACTACTGCACCGACGACGGCACCGATTCGTCCTGGCACGGCACCAGCGTCGCCGGGCTGATCGCCGCCCAGGCCGGCAACGGCTACGGCGTCGCCGGCGGCGCGGCCAACAACGCCTTGTTGCTGCATGCGCGGGTGCTCGGGCGCTGCGGCGGTTATCTGTCCGACGTCGCCGATGCCGTCGTCTGGGCCGCCGGCGGCAGCGTCTCCGGCGTGCCGACGAACACGACGCCGGCGCGGGTCATCAACCTGAGCCTGGGCGCCGACGCCGGCACCAGTTGCTACACCTATCTGCAGGACGCCGTCGACGCCGCCGCAGCGCGCCAGGCGGTGGTCGTCGTCGCGGCCGGCAACGACGGTGCGGCCTCGGTCGGCGCGCCGGCCAACTGCAGCGGCGTCATCGCCGTCGGCGCGCACACCGTCGCCGGCGACCTCGCGTCCTACTCCAACCATTCGGCCGACGTCACGCTGACCGCGCCCGGCGGCGGCTCGTGCATGACGCTCGCGTCCTGCGACAGCCGCCCGACCTACACGATCGGCAACGGCGGGACGCGCGCCGCCAGCGCGATGAGCGAACTCACCGGCTTCGCCGGCACCTCGGCCGCGACGCCGCACGTGGCGGCGGCGGCGGCGCTGCTGCTGGCCGTCGACCCGAGCCTGACGCCGGCCCAGGTGCGCTCGCTGCTCGTGTCCACGGCGCGCAGCCACCCCTCCGGCACCTACTGCGCGTCCCATGCGGGCCAGTGCGGTGCCGGCATGCTCGACGCGGCCGCGGCGGTCGCGGCGATCCAGGGGCCGGTGGTCACGATCAGCGGTGCCAGCGTCGTCACCGGCTCGGCCACCGTGACGCTGAACGCCAGCGCCACCGGTGCCGGTTCGGGCGCCAGCTAG
- the rrtA gene encoding rhombosortase, with product MNAALLLAWLAASAAATVAGPEALGYQRAAVEAGQWWRLVTGGFVHTNAAHWALDLGALVLLLALARRSTRSALLVTLPLLATTTMLGEHLLLRHAWAVGLSGALHGLALLLAADRRQAPVVRLVGVLAVAKVLAELVSGPAAATAALIGAPVLVSQHALGLAAGLLFAAAGAAFGLGLRPGRYAPQASA from the coding sequence GTGAACGCGGCCCTGCTGCTCGCCTGGCTCGCCGCCTCGGCGGCGGCGACCGTCGCCGGCCCCGAGGCGCTGGGTTACCAACGTGCCGCGGTCGAGGCCGGTCAGTGGTGGCGGCTGGTGACCGGTGGCTTCGTGCACACCAATGCCGCGCACTGGGCGCTGGACCTCGGCGCCCTGGTGCTGCTGCTCGCCCTGGCCAGACGCAGCACGCGCAGCGCGCTGCTGGTGACGCTGCCGCTGCTGGCCACGACGACGATGCTCGGCGAGCACTTGCTGCTGCGCCACGCCTGGGCCGTCGGCCTGTCGGGTGCGTTGCACGGCCTGGCGCTGTTGCTGGCCGCCGACCGGCGTCAGGCCCCCGTCGTGCGGCTTGTCGGCGTTCTGGCGGTGGCCAAGGTGCTGGCCGAGCTCGTGTCCGGGCCCGCGGCGGCGACCGCGGCGCTGATCGGCGCGCCGGTCCTGGTGTCGCAGCATGCACTCGGACTTGCGGCCGGGCTGCTGTTCGCGGCCGCCGGTGCCGCTTTCGGCCTCGGTCTGCGGCCGGGCCGCTACGCGCCCCAGGCTTCGGCCTGA
- a CDS encoding EAL domain-containing protein → MPQPGPHAADARCSICADGEAFGAPLAFAFQPIVDLGSRTVFAHEALVRGPAGEPAATVLAQVDDRNRYAFDQRCRRDAIAAAARLGLSERLSINFMPNAIYRASACIQATLRAAGACGFPLERIMFEITETERVNDVAHLVEIVTEYKRLGFLTALDDFGAGYSGLNLLAAFEPDIVKLDMELTRALDARPRSRTIVQSLQRLCEELGITVIAEGVETPGERDALLDCGITLMQGWLFARPAFDALAQPQAEAWGA, encoded by the coding sequence ATGCCCCAGCCCGGCCCCCATGCCGCCGATGCCCGCTGCTCGATCTGCGCCGACGGCGAGGCCTTCGGCGCGCCGCTGGCGTTCGCGTTCCAGCCCATCGTCGACCTGGGCTCGCGCACGGTGTTCGCGCACGAGGCGCTGGTGCGCGGCCCGGCCGGCGAACCGGCGGCCACGGTGCTGGCCCAGGTCGACGACCGCAACCGCTACGCCTTCGACCAGCGCTGCCGGCGCGACGCGATCGCCGCCGCGGCCCGCCTGGGATTGAGCGAGCGGCTGTCGATCAACTTCATGCCCAACGCGATCTACCGCGCCTCGGCCTGCATCCAGGCGACGCTGCGCGCGGCCGGCGCCTGCGGCTTCCCGCTCGAACGCATCATGTTCGAGATCACCGAGACCGAACGCGTGAACGACGTCGCGCACCTGGTCGAGATCGTCACCGAGTACAAGCGGCTGGGCTTCCTGACCGCGCTCGACGACTTCGGCGCCGGCTACTCGGGGCTCAACCTGCTGGCCGCCTTCGAGCCCGACATCGTCAAGCTCGACATGGAACTCACGCGCGCGCTGGACGCCCGGCCGCGCTCGCGCACGATCGTGCAGTCGCTGCAGCGCCTGTGCGAGGAACTGGGCATCACCGTCATCGCCGAAGGTGTCGAGACGCCCGGCGAACGCGACGCGCTGCTCGACTGCGGCATCACGCTGATGCAGGGCTGGCTGTTCGCGCGCCCGGCTTTCGACGCGCTGGCGCAGCCTCAGGCCGAAGCCTGGGGCGCGTAG
- a CDS encoding cytochrome-c peroxidase, whose product MRIRWTPVALAAASVLVIGAAVAQSQEPIQPIVPPQQVNLGMVELGKKLYFDPRLSKSGFISCNSCHNLSMGGTDNIPTSIGDRWQQGPINAPTVLNSSLNVAQFWDGRAADLKAQAGGPIANPGEMAFTHTLALGVLESIPAYQREFKQVFGKDKIDIDQVTTAIAEFEKTLVTPNSRFDQWLLGKKDALSADEQAGYKLFKESGCVGCHNGPAVGGNSFQKMGVVAPYQASSPAQGRVAVTGKDADRFNFKVPTLRNVEMTYPYFHDGAANTLTEAVDVMGRLQLGKKFTPDENAKIVSFLKTLTGDQPSFTLPILPPSSDKTPRPHPFK is encoded by the coding sequence ATGCGCATTCGTTGGACCCCGGTCGCTCTGGCTGCCGCCAGCGTCCTGGTCATCGGCGCGGCCGTCGCCCAGAGCCAGGAGCCGATCCAGCCGATCGTGCCCCCGCAGCAGGTGAACCTGGGCATGGTGGAACTGGGCAAGAAGCTGTACTTCGATCCGCGACTCTCGAAGTCGGGTTTCATTTCCTGCAACTCGTGCCACAACCTGTCGATGGGCGGCACCGACAACATCCCGACCTCGATCGGCGACCGCTGGCAGCAAGGCCCGATCAACGCGCCGACGGTGCTGAACTCCAGCCTCAACGTCGCCCAGTTCTGGGACGGCCGCGCGGCCGACCTGAAGGCGCAGGCTGGCGGCCCGATCGCCAACCCCGGCGAGATGGCGTTCACGCACACGCTGGCGCTCGGCGTGCTCGAGTCGATCCCGGCCTACCAGCGCGAGTTCAAGCAGGTCTTCGGCAAGGACAAGATCGACATCGACCAGGTCACGACGGCGATCGCCGAGTTCGAGAAGACGCTGGTGACGCCGAACTCGCGTTTCGACCAGTGGCTGCTGGGCAAGAAGGACGCGCTGTCGGCCGACGAGCAGGCCGGCTACAAGCTGTTCAAGGAGAGCGGCTGCGTCGGCTGCCACAACGGCCCGGCCGTCGGCGGCAACTCGTTCCAGAAGATGGGCGTCGTCGCGCCGTACCAGGCGAGCAGCCCGGCGCAGGGCCGCGTCGCGGTGACCGGCAAGGACGCCGACCGCTTCAACTTCAAGGTGCCGACGCTGCGCAACGTCGAGATGACCTACCCGTACTTCCACGACGGCGCGGCGAACACGCTGACCGAAGCCGTGGACGTCATGGGCCGGCTTCAGCTGGGCAAGAAGTTCACGCCCGACGAGAACGCCAAGATCGTCTCCTTCCTGAAGACGCTGACCGGCGACCAGCCGAGCTTCACGCTGCCGATCCTGCCGCCGTCCAGCGACAAGACCCCGCGCCCGCACCCGTTCAAGTGA
- a CDS encoding lysylphosphatidylglycerol synthase domain-containing protein, which translates to MRWARARRWLGIAFVVAVGALVANVARSMDWGAAWHALQRVEPATLALAAALAAASHALYATYDLIGRHLTGHGLAAPRVAAVGFISYAFNLNLGALVGGFALRYKLYGKLGLAPGVVTRVLGYSLLTNWLGYFVLGGTVLLLRPPALPPDWELGRSALRLLGGALLLAAAGYVSLCAFARRRSWRLRGHELVLPPLGIALLQLAMSATNWALIAGVCHVLLGRTLPYPDVLTALLLAAVAGVVTHLPAGLGVIEAVFVALLGARLGQGPVLAALLAYRAVYYLAPLALATALYFALEARGRHKAAAAH; encoded by the coding sequence GTGCGCTGGGCGCGTGCCCGACGCTGGCTCGGCATCGCCTTCGTCGTCGCCGTCGGTGCGCTCGTCGCCAACGTCGCGCGCTCGATGGACTGGGGCGCGGCCTGGCACGCGCTGCAGCGCGTCGAGCCGGCGACGCTCGCGCTCGCCGCGGCGCTGGCGGCGGCCAGCCACGCGCTCTACGCCACCTACGACCTGATCGGCCGCCACCTGACCGGCCACGGCCTGGCCGCGCCCCGCGTGGCCGCGGTCGGCTTCATCTCCTACGCCTTCAACCTCAACCTGGGCGCGCTGGTCGGCGGTTTCGCGCTGCGCTACAAGCTCTACGGCAAGCTCGGGCTGGCACCCGGCGTCGTGACGCGCGTGCTGGGCTACAGCCTGCTGACCAACTGGCTGGGCTACTTCGTGCTCGGCGGCACGGTGCTGCTGCTGCGGCCGCCGGCGCTGCCGCCGGACTGGGAGCTGGGCCGCAGCGCGCTGCGGCTGCTGGGCGGCGCACTGCTGCTGGCCGCGGCGGGCTACGTGTCGCTCTGCGCCTTCGCGCGCCGGCGCAGCTGGCGGCTGCGCGGCCACGAGCTGGTGCTGCCGCCGCTCGGCATCGCGCTGCTGCAGCTGGCGATGTCGGCGACGAACTGGGCGCTGATCGCCGGCGTCTGCCACGTGCTGCTGGGGCGCACGCTGCCCTACCCCGACGTGCTGACGGCGCTGCTGCTGGCGGCAGTCGCCGGCGTCGTGACGCATCTGCCGGCCGGGCTGGGCGTCATCGAGGCGGTGTTCGTCGCGCTGCTCGGCGCGCGGCTGGGCCAGGGCCCGGTGCTGGCGGCCCTGCTGGCCTACCGCGCCGTCTACTACCTCGCGCCGCTGGCGCTGGCGACGGCGCTGTACTTCGCGCTCGAAGCACGCGGCCGGCACAAGGCGGCCGCCGCGCACTGA
- the clsB gene encoding cardiolipin synthase ClsB has translation MKRRPRWQDGNAVELLENGEAFFPAVFDAIRNARHEVLLETFILFEDKVGLALHAALLEAAQRGVQVDVMVDGFGSPDLSPEFTGSLRAAGVRLRSFDPSWRLFGKRFNVLRRMHRKIVVVDGETAFVGGINYSADHLADYGPEAKQDYSVRLRGPVVETIRQFAIGAIRGGTRGEPPVQRPRLPPPRAEGPVQAMLVTRDNLEHRADIERQYRAALRAARHSVIIANAYFFPGWRFLKELRRAARRGVVVRLILQGTPDMPIVKTAAGLLYDHLLRDGVHIHEYCDRPMHGKVAVVDEDWATVGSSNLDPLSLSLNLEANVILRDRGFAAQLRERLQHLIRHSCEEVQPEPTPRWRLWVRMRSYFVLRFAQRFPLWARVLPAHRPTLELVEAPPGAAPAPAERADEARGLHVG, from the coding sequence GTGAAGCGGCGGCCGCGCTGGCAGGACGGCAACGCCGTCGAGCTGCTCGAAAACGGCGAGGCCTTCTTCCCGGCCGTCTTCGACGCCATCCGCAACGCCCGCCACGAGGTGCTGCTGGAGACCTTCATCCTGTTCGAGGACAAGGTCGGGCTGGCGCTGCACGCGGCGCTGCTGGAGGCCGCGCAGCGCGGTGTGCAGGTCGACGTGATGGTCGACGGCTTCGGCTCGCCGGACCTTTCGCCCGAGTTCACCGGCTCGCTGCGCGCCGCCGGCGTGCGCCTGCGCAGCTTCGATCCCAGCTGGCGGCTGTTCGGCAAGCGTTTCAACGTGCTGCGCCGCATGCACCGCAAGATCGTCGTCGTCGACGGCGAGACGGCTTTCGTCGGCGGCATCAACTACTCGGCCGACCACCTCGCCGACTACGGGCCGGAGGCCAAACAGGACTACTCGGTGCGGCTGCGCGGGCCGGTCGTCGAGACGATCCGCCAGTTCGCGATCGGCGCGATCCGCGGCGGCACACGCGGCGAGCCGCCGGTGCAGCGGCCGCGGCTGCCGCCGCCGCGCGCCGAGGGGCCGGTGCAGGCGATGCTCGTCACGCGCGACAACCTCGAGCACCGCGCCGACATCGAACGCCAGTACCGCGCCGCGCTGCGCGCCGCACGCCACAGCGTGATCATCGCCAACGCCTATTTCTTCCCCGGCTGGCGCTTCCTGAAGGAACTGCGCCGCGCGGCCAGGCGCGGCGTCGTCGTGCGTCTGATCCTTCAGGGCACGCCCGACATGCCGATCGTGAAGACCGCCGCCGGCCTGCTCTACGACCACCTGCTGCGCGACGGCGTGCACATCCACGAGTACTGCGACCGGCCGATGCACGGCAAGGTGGCGGTGGTCGACGAGGACTGGGCGACGGTGGGCTCGAGCAACCTCGACCCGCTGAGCCTGTCGCTGAATCTGGAAGCCAACGTCATCCTGCGCGACCGCGGCTTCGCCGCGCAGCTGCGCGAGCGGCTGCAACACCTGATCCGCCACAGCTGCGAGGAGGTGCAGCCCGAGCCGACGCCGCGCTGGCGCTTGTGGGTGCGCATGCGCAGCTACTTCGTGCTGCGTTTCGCCCAGCGCTTCCCGCTCTGGGCGCGCGTGCTGCCGGCGCACCGGCCGACGCTGGAACTCGTCGAGGCGCCGCCCGGCGCTGCACCGGCGCCGGCCGAACGCGCCGACGAGGCGCGGGGCCTGCATGTCGGATGA
- a CDS encoding endonuclease/exonuclease/phosphatase family protein — MKSPPSIRVLTVNTHKGFNALNRRFVLHELRDAVRAVDADLVFLQEVQGTHRRHSEGVARWPQAPHYEFIADQLWPQFAYGRNAVYPHGDHGNALLSKYPIVAHSNHDVSIDGHEARGLLHCTLRLPADGALVHAVCVHLGLSEAHRSRQLEHLCALVRREVPDGAPLVVAGDFNDWRDRAHPVLERGLGLHEVFVKAHGRSARTFPARFPLLRLDRIYVRNTRGHRPLPLPRRPWAHLSDHAPLAAEIAL; from the coding sequence ATGAAGAGCCCGCCGTCGATCCGTGTCCTGACCGTCAACACGCACAAGGGATTCAACGCCCTGAACCGCCGCTTCGTGTTGCACGAGCTGCGCGACGCGGTGCGCGCCGTCGACGCCGACCTCGTCTTCCTGCAGGAGGTGCAGGGCACGCACCGCCGCCATTCGGAGGGCGTCGCACGCTGGCCGCAGGCGCCGCACTACGAGTTCATCGCCGACCAGCTGTGGCCGCAGTTCGCCTACGGCCGCAACGCCGTCTACCCGCACGGCGACCACGGCAACGCGCTGCTGTCCAAGTACCCGATCGTCGCCCACAGCAACCACGACGTCTCGATCGACGGCCACGAGGCGCGCGGGCTGCTGCACTGCACGCTGCGCCTGCCGGCCGACGGCGCGCTGGTGCACGCGGTCTGCGTGCACCTGGGGCTGAGCGAGGCGCACCGCAGCCGCCAGCTCGAGCACCTGTGCGCGCTGGTGCGCCGCGAGGTGCCCGACGGCGCGCCGCTGGTCGTCGCCGGCGACTTCAACGACTGGCGCGACCGCGCCCACCCGGTGCTCGAGCGCGGCCTGGGTCTGCACGAGGTGTTCGTGAAGGCGCACGGGCGTTCGGCACGCACCTTCCCGGCGCGATTCCCGCTGCTGCGCCTGGACCGCATCTACGTGCGCAACACGCGCGGCCACCGGCCGCTGCCGCTGCCGCGGCGGCCCTGGGCGCATCTGTCGGACCACGCGCCGCTGGCCGCGGAGATCGCGCTGTGA
- a CDS encoding dehydrogenase, with amino-acid sequence MKSVIGISLGAAAQDFDFRTTLLGQPLRVRRIGTDGDDAVAARRLAYWDRRAAAIGIGAGPDARSVGATTGGAELAATLKHAPCTTGDHLAEIYLEWALRHVQADLGRYFDNALVLFFSGVANRKLASAMAEFTPNLFFADPLLQLGVPKLLTSLDALSLYATGSHYVAGWAPKRLPSTALLERWTDHVLRQAMKKATVIVAPVHELDRFGTEELAGKTIVTATVNDARLEAFREKGVAMVVDASPVVQGHVLGHELLDAMILAATGKAPGTLYDDDYLELIQTLDARPRVLYPNGYQRKNRFAFVIHPLSQEYFKKVKPIEMLSKVSPPLLMDSLEKAMAYAPPFVYSKIEGIRSPTGAEAEGWLISVGGTPREIMSHPPEFTYRRLLAAAEMARKLGAQIMGLGAFTKVVGDAGATVARRATLPITTGNSYSASGALWAAHDALLRLRLVEPPKGDERVKFKAMVVGATGAIGSACARLLVRAAEEVTLVSPETAKLLALQESILRQTPDAKIVLSAKADTHVAEMDMIVTATSGAGKKVLDIMKVKPGCVITDVARPLDLSPEDVAKRPDVLVIESGEIQLPGQVKMKNIGLPPGVAYACLAETIVLALEGRFENFTVGRAIEWEKVREIYKLGLKHGMKLAAISGVNGVITERDIARVRRLALAARKRQGEAASAPAARPKRRAKAAEAPAPEPAARPAAKNGARTRRAPAAPAAKQPALNGAARRARVRSEPVA; translated from the coding sequence ATGAAGAGCGTGATCGGCATCAGCCTCGGCGCAGCCGCGCAGGACTTCGACTTCCGCACCACGCTGCTCGGCCAGCCCTTGCGCGTGCGGCGCATCGGCACCGACGGCGACGACGCGGTCGCGGCCCGCCGCCTGGCCTACTGGGACCGTCGCGCCGCCGCGATCGGCATCGGCGCCGGGCCCGACGCACGCAGCGTCGGCGCGACCACCGGCGGTGCCGAGCTGGCCGCCACGCTGAAGCACGCGCCCTGCACCACCGGCGACCACCTGGCCGAAATCTATCTCGAATGGGCGCTGCGCCACGTGCAGGCCGATCTCGGGCGCTACTTCGACAACGCGCTGGTGCTGTTCTTCTCCGGCGTCGCCAACCGCAAGCTGGCCTCGGCGATGGCCGAGTTCACGCCCAACCTGTTCTTCGCCGACCCGCTGCTGCAGCTGGGCGTGCCCAAGCTGCTGACCTCGCTGGACGCGCTGTCGCTGTACGCCACCGGCTCGCACTACGTCGCCGGCTGGGCGCCCAAGCGCCTGCCGAGCACGGCGCTGCTGGAACGCTGGACCGACCACGTGCTGCGCCAGGCGATGAAGAAGGCCACCGTCATCGTCGCGCCGGTGCACGAGCTCGACCGCTTCGGCACCGAGGAGCTGGCCGGCAAGACGATCGTCACCGCGACCGTCAACGACGCGCGGCTGGAAGCCTTCCGCGAGAAGGGCGTGGCGATGGTCGTCGACGCCTCCCCGGTGGTACAGGGCCACGTGCTCGGCCACGAGCTGCTCGACGCGATGATCCTCGCGGCCACCGGCAAGGCGCCGGGCACGCTGTACGACGACGACTACCTCGAGCTGATCCAGACCCTGGATGCGCGCCCGCGCGTGCTCTATCCCAACGGTTACCAGCGCAAGAACCGCTTCGCCTTCGTCATCCACCCGCTGTCGCAGGAGTACTTCAAGAAGGTCAAGCCGATCGAGATGCTGTCCAAGGTCTCGCCGCCGCTCTTGATGGACTCGCTGGAAAAGGCGATGGCCTACGCGCCGCCTTTCGTCTACTCGAAGATCGAGGGCATCCGCTCGCCGACCGGCGCCGAGGCCGAGGGCTGGCTGATCTCGGTGGGCGGCACGCCGCGCGAGATCATGAGCCACCCGCCGGAGTTCACCTACCGCCGGCTGCTCGCCGCCGCCGAGATGGCGCGCAAGCTCGGCGCGCAGATCATGGGCCTGGGCGCGTTCACCAAGGTCGTCGGCGACGCCGGCGCGACGGTGGCGCGGCGCGCGACGCTGCCGATCACCACCGGCAACAGCTACAGCGCCTCGGGCGCGCTGTGGGCGGCGCACGACGCGCTGCTGCGGCTGAGGCTCGTCGAGCCGCCCAAGGGCGACGAACGCGTGAAGTTCAAGGCCATGGTCGTCGGCGCCACCGGCGCCATCGGCTCGGCCTGCGCGCGGCTGCTGGTGCGCGCCGCCGAGGAGGTGACGCTGGTCTCGCCCGAAACCGCCAAGCTGCTGGCGCTGCAGGAGTCCATCCTGCGCCAAACGCCCGACGCGAAGATCGTGCTCAGCGCCAAGGCCGACACGCACGTCGCCGAGATGGACATGATCGTCACCGCGACCTCGGGCGCCGGCAAGAAGGTGCTGGACATCATGAAGGTCAAGCCCGGCTGCGTGATCACCGACGTCGCGCGGCCGCTGGACCTGTCGCCCGAGGACGTGGCCAAGCGCCCCGACGTGCTGGTCATCGAGTCCGGCGAGATCCAGCTGCCCGGCCAGGTGAAGATGAAGAACATCGGCCTGCCGCCCGGCGTGGCCTACGCCTGCCTGGCCGAGACCATCGTGCTGGCGCTGGAAGGCCGCTTCGAGAACTTCACCGTCGGCCGCGCGATCGAGTGGGAGAAGGTGCGCGAGATCTACAAGCTGGGCTTGAAGCACGGCATGAAGCTGGCCGCGATCTCCGGCGTCAACGGCGTCATCACCGAGCGCGACATCGCCCGCGTGCGCCGGCTGGCCCTGGCGGCGCGCAAGCGCCAGGGCGAGGCCGCCTCGGCCCCCGCGGCCCGGCCCAAGCGGCGTGCCAAGGCCGCCGAAGCGCCGGCGCCGGAACCCGCCGCCCGCCCGGCGGCGAAGAACGGCGCCCGCACGCGGCGCGCGCCCGCCGCCCCGGCGGCGAAGCAGCCGGCGCTGAACGGCGCCGCCCGGCGCGCGCGCGTGCGCAGCGAACCGGTCGCCTGA
- a CDS encoding iron-containing alcohol dehydrogenase, with translation MARSVGLPKLKQAAGLVTKRLPIPQPLLIVGPGASAKLGQAIGDFTHRKVMLVTDATVMKLGLAEPLRAALAAAGTEVVVFDRVEPDAPIPVIEAGITLLRDEGCDAIVAFGGGSVMDAAKVIGLAVANGKPPRALVGYFKGLHGPLPLYAVPTTAGTGSEVTVAAVISDPKAQRKLVVADTRLVPRMAALDPQLMVGLPPAITAATGMDALTHAVEAYIGDWCTDTTDRWALAAVGMVFEQLERAVTDGRDLVARERMALASTYAGLAFTRANVGNVHAIAHQLGGLYHVPHGLANAIVLPAVLRFSAPNCEPRLAALARRSGVGAPDDGDTTLAHKFIDAVAELNRRIGIPGTVEALRAADIPKLAQAACREADANYPVPRVMTPGDCEAILRSLLPAKAPARKRTAAKTAAKPAAKKTAARKKAAAPA, from the coding sequence ATGGCCCGCAGCGTCGGGCTGCCCAAGCTGAAGCAGGCGGCAGGCCTGGTGACGAAGCGGCTGCCGATACCGCAGCCCCTCTTGATCGTAGGGCCGGGAGCGAGCGCCAAGCTCGGCCAGGCGATCGGGGATTTCACCCATCGGAAGGTCATGCTGGTCACCGACGCGACGGTGATGAAGCTCGGCCTGGCCGAACCCTTGCGCGCCGCGCTGGCCGCGGCGGGCACCGAGGTCGTGGTCTTCGACCGCGTCGAGCCCGACGCGCCGATCCCGGTCATCGAGGCCGGCATCACGCTGCTGCGCGACGAAGGCTGCGACGCGATCGTCGCCTTCGGCGGCGGCTCGGTGATGGACGCGGCCAAGGTCATCGGCCTGGCGGTGGCCAACGGCAAGCCGCCGCGGGCGCTGGTCGGCTACTTCAAGGGCCTGCACGGCCCGCTGCCGTTGTATGCAGTGCCAACCACCGCCGGCACCGGCAGCGAGGTCACCGTCGCCGCGGTGATCTCCGACCCGAAGGCGCAGCGCAAGCTGGTCGTCGCCGACACGCGCCTGGTGCCGCGCATGGCGGCGCTGGACCCGCAGCTGATGGTCGGCCTGCCGCCGGCGATCACCGCGGCCACCGGCATGGACGCGCTGACGCACGCCGTCGAGGCCTACATCGGCGATTGGTGCACCGACACCACCGACCGCTGGGCGCTGGCCGCGGTCGGCATGGTCTTCGAGCAGTTGGAGCGCGCCGTCACCGACGGTCGCGACCTCGTCGCGCGCGAGCGCATGGCCTTGGCCTCGACCTACGCCGGCCTGGCCTTCACACGCGCCAACGTCGGCAACGTGCACGCGATCGCGCACCAGTTGGGCGGCCTGTACCACGTGCCGCACGGGCTGGCCAATGCGATCGTGCTGCCGGCGGTGCTGCGCTTCTCGGCGCCGAACTGCGAGCCGCGGCTGGCGGCGCTGGCGCGGCGCTCCGGGGTCGGTGCGCCTGACGACGGCGACACGACGCTGGCGCACAAGTTCATCGACGCGGTGGCCGAGCTGAACCGGCGCATCGGCATCCCGGGGACGGTCGAGGCGCTGCGTGCCGCCGACATCCCCAAGCTCGCCCAGGCCGCCTGCCGCGAAGCCGACGCCAACTACCCGGTGCCGCGCGTGATGACGCCCGGCGACTGCGAGGCCATCCTGCGTTCGCTGCTGCCGGCCAAGGCGCCGGCGCGCAAGCGCACGGCGGCCAAGACAGCCGCCAAGCCGGCGGCGAAGAAGACTGCCGCGCGCAAGAAGGCCGCCGCGCCGGCCTGA